The Dokdonella koreensis DS-123 genome has a segment encoding these proteins:
- a CDS encoding Ku protein gives MARPIWTGTLSFGLLNVPVSLMTGERRVDLHFRMLDARNKKPIRYERVNAETGAEVPWKDVVKAFEYDKGSYVVLEPEDIRSAAPESHESIDIESFVAHDALAPQFFEKPYYLVPGKKAEKGYVLLRETLKKTGRIGIGRVVIRTREYLCAVIPQGDAIVMNLLRYPQELVPIDEYAFPGGSLAAFRINKAEMAMAEQLIESMSGPWKPEHYKDEFRERLGKVIQKRIKSKGVIKAIDDEPEAPEDAATNVVDFMALLKKSIGTNKRTPAKSPPARKTGRRTAPRKTASAAKPAAARKRAKRAG, from the coding sequence ATGGCACGCCCGATCTGGACCGGAACCCTGTCGTTCGGCCTCTTGAACGTCCCCGTCTCGCTGATGACCGGCGAACGCCGCGTCGACCTGCACTTCCGCATGCTCGATGCGCGCAACAAGAAGCCGATCCGCTACGAGCGCGTCAATGCGGAGACCGGCGCCGAGGTCCCGTGGAAGGACGTCGTGAAGGCCTTCGAGTACGACAAGGGCAGCTACGTCGTGCTCGAACCGGAGGACATCAGGTCGGCCGCCCCGGAGAGCCACGAATCGATCGACATCGAGTCGTTCGTCGCGCACGACGCGCTGGCACCGCAGTTCTTCGAGAAGCCCTACTACCTCGTCCCCGGCAAGAAGGCCGAGAAGGGCTACGTGCTGCTGCGCGAGACGTTGAAGAAGACCGGGCGCATCGGTATCGGGCGCGTGGTCATCCGCACGCGCGAGTACCTGTGCGCCGTCATCCCGCAGGGCGACGCGATCGTGATGAATCTGCTGCGCTATCCGCAGGAGCTGGTCCCGATCGACGAGTACGCGTTTCCGGGCGGCAGCCTCGCCGCATTCCGCATCAACAAGGCCGAGATGGCGATGGCCGAACAGCTGATCGAGTCGATGAGCGGCCCGTGGAAGCCGGAGCACTACAAGGACGAGTTCCGCGAGCGCCTCGGCAAGGTCATCCAGAAGCGGATCAAGAGCAAGGGCGTGATCAAGGCCATCGACGACGAACCGGAAGCACCCGAGGATGCCGCCACCAACGTGGTCGACTTCATGGCCTTGCTGAAGAAGAGCATCGGCACCAACAAGCGCACGCCGGCCAAGTCGCCGCCGGCCAGGAAGACCGGACGGCGGACGGCGCCTCGCAAGACCGCTTCCGCCGCGAAGCCGGCGGCGGCGCGCAAGCGAGCCAAGCGCGCCGGCTGA
- a CDS encoding DUF2188 domain-containing protein, translating into MPRRVIHLVHLDADDRWHLQETSGYSIGAFPSREQALQQGRQLGSTIQHDGGLAQLVVHRLDGSIETRHSYGEDPRHRVG; encoded by the coding sequence ATGCCCCGCAGGGTGATACATCTGGTCCACCTCGACGCCGACGACCGCTGGCACCTGCAGGAGACCTCGGGCTACTCGATCGGCGCGTTTCCGTCCCGCGAACAGGCCCTGCAGCAGGGCCGCCAGCTCGGCAGCACGATCCAGCACGACGGCGGCCTGGCGCAGCTGGTGGTGCACCGGCTGGACGGCTCGATCGAGACGCGGCACAGCTACGGCGAGGACCCGCGCCACCGCGTGGGCTAG